From Phenylobacterium montanum, the proteins below share one genomic window:
- a CDS encoding fumarylacetoacetate hydrolase family protein — MKLARFTHAGVTSIGKIEGDRIIDLAAILGRRGASMRALLTDFPTLKPQLEQTSAPSLPLSEVRLEAPIDDPQKFLAIGMNYKAHADEAAAAGIPTPKSQFWFNKQVSCITGPYDDVVAPKDSEQVDYEAELAFVIGKRCRHVRRENAREVIAGYMVCNDVTARDWQFRSPTYTLGKSFDTHGPVGPWLTTDDEIADPLALELSLTVNGEERQRSSTGDMIYNIYEQIEYLSTVMTLEPGDLITTGTPSGVGIALDKFLKPGDEVRVEISELGHICNRIVAEES, encoded by the coding sequence ATGAAACTTGCCCGGTTCACCCACGCCGGCGTCACTTCGATCGGCAAGATCGAAGGCGATCGGATCATCGACCTTGCAGCCATCTTGGGGCGTCGCGGCGCTTCGATGCGGGCCCTGCTCACCGACTTTCCGACGCTGAAGCCCCAGCTCGAGCAGACGAGCGCGCCGAGTCTGCCTCTGTCCGAGGTCCGGCTCGAGGCGCCCATTGATGATCCCCAAAAATTTCTGGCGATCGGCATGAACTACAAGGCCCACGCCGATGAAGCCGCGGCGGCAGGCATTCCGACGCCAAAGAGCCAATTTTGGTTCAACAAGCAGGTCAGCTGCATCACCGGACCCTACGACGACGTCGTTGCCCCGAAGGACTCCGAGCAGGTCGACTACGAGGCCGAACTCGCCTTCGTCATCGGCAAGCGCTGCCGGCATGTCCGTCGCGAGAACGCCCGTGAGGTCATCGCCGGATACATGGTGTGCAACGACGTGACAGCGCGCGACTGGCAGTTCCGGTCGCCCACCTACACCCTTGGCAAGTCATTCGACACGCACGGGCCGGTCGGGCCTTGGCTCACCACCGACGACGAGATCGCCGATCCCCTCGCGCTGGAGCTGAGCCTGACCGTCAACGGCGAGGAACGCCAGCGCTCCTCCACCGGCGACATGATCTACAACATCTACGAACAGATCGAATACCTTTCGACCGTCATGACCCTGGAGCCGGGCGATCTGATCACGACGGGCACTCCATCAGGTGTCGGCATCGCGCTGGACAAGTTCCTCAAGCCCGGGGACGAGGTCCGTGTCGAGATCAGCGAGCTTGGCCATATCTGTAACCGCATCGTCGCCGAGGAGTCATGA
- a CDS encoding HAMP domain-containing sensor histidine kinase yields the protein MKPGRLFWKLFLAFWLATGCSFLIGASLLKATQGDPGGAAALASAARRIIETDGLDAARPLLEDQRKTGGPLALYDLAGRLVGGDGRLVLAGGAERLTAPDGGQYLLAVAGPRVVQTTPLLIGAAVSFVFSAAVAWYLALPLAHLSQGFRAVAAGQLATRVVPQIGRRRDEIADLAREFDGMAAQLQLLWLAQQRLLHNVSHELRSPLARLHVAIGLLRQSPDRQTEMLARVEREADRLESLLSELLTLARLRAGESLTATETIDLLDLLAAIVEDANFEAQVRGCHVRLAGEAPFVTFADGELLYRAFENVIRNALKYSPPDGEVVVQTSLRGERLRIEVIDQGPGVPEATREEIFEPFKRLEGEKDATDGFGLGLALAREAVEHHAGEVRAEAGANGAGLRIVIEIPRRTVADDLRRVGPPQALAVGIVERGDRPLPALLRRLAEERAAAKALSTRARTRAR from the coding sequence ATGAAGCCTGGCCGTCTCTTCTGGAAGCTGTTCCTGGCCTTTTGGCTCGCCACCGGCTGCTCGTTTCTTATCGGCGCCAGTCTGCTCAAGGCGACCCAGGGAGACCCGGGCGGAGCCGCCGCGCTGGCCAGCGCGGCGCGACGCATCATCGAAACGGACGGCTTGGATGCGGCCCGGCCCCTGCTCGAAGACCAGCGCAAGACGGGAGGTCCGCTCGCCCTCTACGATCTCGCCGGGCGGCTTGTCGGCGGCGACGGCCGCCTGGTGCTCGCCGGCGGCGCCGAGCGGCTCACGGCGCCTGACGGCGGTCAATATCTGCTCGCTGTGGCGGGGCCGCGGGTGGTTCAGACGACCCCGCTCCTGATCGGCGCCGCGGTGAGTTTCGTCTTCAGCGCCGCGGTCGCCTGGTACCTGGCGCTGCCCCTGGCGCATCTGAGCCAAGGGTTCCGCGCTGTTGCGGCTGGCCAACTCGCGACCCGCGTCGTGCCCCAGATCGGCCGGCGTCGCGACGAGATCGCCGACCTGGCTCGCGAGTTCGACGGCATGGCTGCGCAGCTCCAGCTCCTCTGGCTCGCCCAACAGCGGCTGTTGCACAACGTCTCGCACGAGCTCCGCTCGCCGCTGGCGCGCCTGCACGTGGCGATCGGCCTTCTGCGGCAATCGCCGGACCGTCAAACCGAGATGCTCGCTCGGGTCGAACGTGAAGCTGACAGGCTTGAAAGCTTGCTGAGCGAGCTTCTGACCCTTGCGCGCCTGCGAGCAGGTGAATCTTTGACGGCGACCGAAACCATCGATCTGCTCGACCTTCTGGCCGCCATTGTCGAGGACGCGAATTTCGAGGCGCAGGTCAGGGGCTGCCATGTCCGTCTCGCGGGGGAAGCGCCCTTCGTGACTTTTGCAGATGGCGAACTGCTTTACCGCGCGTTCGAGAACGTGATCCGTAACGCCCTGAAGTACTCGCCGCCGGACGGAGAGGTCGTGGTCCAAACGAGCCTGCGCGGCGAACGCCTCAGGATCGAGGTTATCGATCAAGGCCCCGGCGTGCCGGAGGCGACGCGAGAGGAGATCTTCGAACCCTTCAAGCGCCTGGAGGGCGAAAAGGACGCCACGGACGGTTTCGGGCTTGGCCTCGCGCTCGCCCGGGAAGCGGTGGAGCACCATGCCGGCGAGGTCCGAGCGGAGGCGGGCGCCAACGGCGCGGGACTGAGGATCGTTATCGAAATACCGCGACGTACCGTAGCGGACGACCTCCGGCGGGTAGGTCCGCCGCAGGCCCTGGCCGTGGGGATAGTCGAGCGAGGGGACCGCCCACTTCCAGCCCTCCTGCGACGTCTGGCTGAGGAGCGCGCGGCCGCGAAGGCCCTGAGCACCAGAGCGCGCACGCGCGCCAGGTGA
- a CDS encoding response regulator transcription factor, with translation MPKILLIDDDRELTAMLSEFLDREGFGVDAAHDGERGEAEALSGLYDLVVVDVMLPRLSGIEVLRRIRRASKVPVLLLTARGDEIDRIAGLDLGADDYVPKPCSPGELVARIRAILRRVSAHQEPGANAPIASGRLKLWPASRRAEWRGKPLELTGTEFSLLEELARHAGQLVSKDQLSLNALGRPLTPYDRRIDVHISSIRQKLGAHGDGGSWILSVRGQGYQLVSS, from the coding sequence ATGCCGAAGATCCTGCTGATCGACGACGACCGCGAGTTGACGGCCATGCTGTCCGAGTTCCTCGATCGCGAGGGCTTCGGCGTCGACGCGGCCCACGACGGCGAGCGGGGAGAGGCCGAGGCCTTGTCCGGACTTTATGACCTGGTGGTCGTGGACGTGATGCTGCCGCGCCTGTCGGGCATCGAGGTGCTGCGGCGGATCCGCCGGGCGAGCAAGGTGCCCGTCCTGCTCCTGACCGCGCGCGGCGACGAGATCGATCGCATCGCCGGCCTGGATCTCGGCGCCGACGACTATGTGCCGAAGCCCTGTTCCCCTGGCGAGCTGGTGGCGCGCATCCGTGCAATCCTGCGACGTGTCTCCGCCCACCAGGAGCCGGGCGCGAACGCCCCCATCGCCAGCGGCAGGCTGAAACTGTGGCCGGCGAGCCGCCGGGCGGAGTGGCGCGGCAAGCCCCTCGAACTCACCGGCACCGAGTTCAGCCTGCTGGAGGAGCTGGCGCGCCACGCGGGGCAACTCGTCAGCAAGGATCAGCTATCGCTCAACGCCCTGGGGCGACCGCTTACGCCCTATGACCGACGGATCGACGTCCACATCAGCAGCATCCGCCAGAAGCTGGGCGCCCACGGTGATGGCGGGTCATGGATCTTGAGCGTTCGCGGCCAGGGCTATCAGCTCGTGAGCTCATGA
- a CDS encoding efflux transporter outer membrane subunit gives MVRLRLLAPIFALLAGACTVGPDYRRPQLRVERAWRAPFPHGARSNRLIGWWARFDDAVLTTLQARAEQDSPSLDQAVARIDEARATLAAKRAQNRPSLTGSASYTRESDQVSVGAASPQLAESGLQGGSDASWELDLFGKVRHNAQAAKARVQARIDDWNDARVSLAAEVGDDYVQYRGCEQLAEVLREQSESQEATARLTRISADAGFQASSDAALAEAAAASVRASYTDQLGQCDLLVKSLVSLTSLDEPELRKLLQARSKILPSPPTLDVESVPADLVRQRPDVGSSERELAATSAEIGAAVADLYPSLTLSGSITAVSGLQQWSIGPSLSLPIFDGGQRRANVRSARASYAYQLAAYRKVVRGAILDVEQALVRLDVARRSEGDAERAATGYRATFVATDQLRRAGGASMLDQETARRNALDAQETLISVRVTEIRQWIALYKALGGGWDAHVTQPLARGHLTEEHQP, from the coding sequence TTGGTTCGCCTGCGCCTGCTCGCGCCAATTTTCGCTTTGCTCGCCGGAGCGTGCACGGTGGGGCCGGACTACCGTCGCCCGCAGCTTCGAGTAGAGCGCGCATGGCGGGCGCCGTTCCCGCATGGCGCGAGGAGCAATCGGCTGATCGGGTGGTGGGCCCGTTTCGACGACGCGGTCCTGACGACTTTGCAGGCGCGCGCCGAGCAGGACAGCCCGAGCCTTGACCAGGCCGTCGCCCGCATCGACGAGGCGCGCGCCACCCTCGCCGCCAAGCGCGCGCAGAACCGACCAAGCCTCACCGGCTCCGCCTCCTACACACGAGAGAGCGATCAGGTTTCCGTCGGCGCGGCCTCGCCCCAGCTGGCGGAAAGCGGCCTTCAGGGGGGCTCGGACGCAAGCTGGGAGCTCGACCTCTTCGGCAAGGTCCGACACAACGCCCAGGCGGCGAAAGCGCGCGTCCAGGCGCGGATCGACGACTGGAACGACGCCCGCGTCTCGCTCGCCGCGGAAGTCGGTGACGACTATGTCCAGTACCGCGGCTGCGAGCAGCTGGCCGAGGTCCTTCGCGAGCAGTCGGAGTCCCAGGAGGCCACCGCTCGCCTGACGCGGATCAGCGCCGACGCCGGCTTCCAGGCGTCCTCCGACGCCGCGCTCGCGGAGGCGGCCGCAGCGAGCGTCCGGGCCTCTTACACCGACCAGCTCGGTCAGTGTGACCTGCTGGTCAAGAGCCTGGTCTCGCTAACGAGCCTGGACGAGCCGGAACTGCGGAAGCTGTTGCAGGCCCGCTCGAAGATCCTGCCGTCGCCACCGACGCTCGACGTCGAGAGCGTGCCGGCCGACCTGGTGCGCCAGCGCCCCGACGTCGGCTCGAGCGAACGCGAGCTCGCGGCCACGAGCGCGGAGATCGGCGCAGCGGTCGCCGACCTCTATCCCAGCCTCACGCTCTCGGGGTCCATCACCGCGGTCTCCGGCCTGCAGCAGTGGTCGATCGGCCCATCGCTATCGCTGCCGATCTTCGACGGGGGCCAGCGCCGCGCGAACGTTCGCTCCGCCCGCGCGAGCTACGCCTACCAGCTCGCCGCCTACCGCAAGGTCGTGCGCGGCGCGATCCTCGACGTCGAGCAGGCGCTGGTGCGGCTCGACGTCGCCCGCCGAAGCGAGGGCGACGCCGAACGGGCCGCCACCGGCTACCGAGCCACCTTCGTCGCCACCGACCAGCTGCGCCGCGCCGGCGGGGCCAGCATGCTCGATCAAGAGACCGCCCGCCGCAACGCGCTTGACGCGCAGGAGACCCTGATCAGCGTCCGAGTCACGGAAATCCGCCAGTGGATCGCCCTCTACAAGGCGCTCGGCGGCGGCTGGGACGCCCATGTCACACAGCCCCTTGCGAGGGGCCACCTCACCGAAGAGCATCAGCCTTGA
- a CDS encoding efflux RND transporter periplasmic adaptor subunit, producing the protein MNAPLLRVALRCAAILSAATLGACSAPAQVAPTQAPSLTVEVVRPERLTWPREVAASGGLQPWQEAMISAETGPLRITSLQADVGSRVRRGAVLATLSRDSLLAERDRLRAQLAQAQASLAQADSDVARAAEVRTSGALSSQQIQKYEVTQQTSRATVAEQRAQLRSIEIQLGQTNVLAVDDGVVSSRSALLGKVVNSGDELFRLVRQARIEWQAELDARQLAQVSAGQPARVTLPGGQQVAGVVRLVSPTLSNATSRGIAYVQLPAQSPARAGMYGSGVIDVGTGDVLTLPDTALVLRDGRAYIFVATPDQHVRQFQVSAGARRNGRVEVAGVTADARVVKSGGAFLSDGMTVRISGAAK; encoded by the coding sequence TTGAACGCCCCCCTCCTGCGCGTGGCGCTGCGCTGCGCCGCCATCCTGTCCGCCGCGACCTTGGGCGCCTGCAGTGCTCCCGCCCAGGTCGCTCCTACGCAGGCGCCCAGCCTGACGGTCGAAGTCGTAAGGCCGGAGCGCCTGACCTGGCCGCGCGAGGTCGCCGCCAGCGGCGGTCTCCAGCCGTGGCAGGAGGCGATGATCAGCGCCGAAACCGGGCCCTTGCGGATCACGAGCCTGCAGGCCGACGTCGGAAGCCGGGTGAGACGAGGCGCCGTGCTGGCGACCCTCTCCCGCGACAGTTTGCTCGCCGAGCGCGATCGCCTGCGCGCGCAGCTCGCCCAGGCCCAGGCCAGCCTCGCCCAAGCGGACAGCGACGTGGCGCGCGCCGCCGAGGTGAGGACGAGCGGGGCCTTGTCCTCACAGCAGATTCAGAAATACGAGGTGACGCAGCAGACCTCCCGGGCCACCGTGGCCGAGCAGCGCGCGCAGCTGCGCAGCATCGAGATCCAGCTCGGCCAGACCAACGTGCTGGCGGTGGACGACGGCGTGGTCTCGTCGCGATCGGCGCTGCTCGGCAAGGTGGTGAATTCCGGCGACGAGCTTTTCCGGCTCGTCCGCCAGGCGCGCATCGAATGGCAAGCCGAGCTCGATGCGCGGCAACTCGCCCAGGTCAGCGCTGGCCAGCCGGCGCGCGTCACCCTTCCCGGCGGGCAGCAGGTGGCCGGCGTCGTGCGGCTAGTCTCTCCCACCTTGAGCAATGCGACCAGCCGGGGGATCGCCTATGTTCAGCTTCCGGCGCAGTCGCCGGCGCGAGCCGGCATGTACGGAAGCGGCGTCATCGACGTCGGGACCGGCGACGTCCTGACCCTGCCCGACACCGCCTTGGTGCTCCGCGACGGACGCGCCTACATCTTCGTGGCGACGCCCGACCAGCACGTGCGGCAGTTCCAGGTGAGCGCAGGGGCGCGGCGCAACGGCCGTGTCGAGGTCGCCGGCGTCACCGCAGACGCGCGGGTCGTGAAGAGCGGCGGCGCCTTCCTCAGCGACGGAATGACCGTGCGCATCAGCGGAGCGGCGAAATGA